The DNA region acatcctatgttgttttccccagcgcccaggctgtacaacgccgtcaacaacgtgcacatgcgtctaaagtctgtaatacggccttttgccgcctattaaaggccttacacgcaaatcacgtagGTCCGCGtgtctgcgccggttaccattggtctagtccttccattctcaatacactagaacgtcctaagttgttattcctagTTCCATggttttagaacgccgtaaaccacatgcacacgccatgaaaaagctataatacggacttttgacgcctattaaaggccttacacgtaactcacgtggttccacgcgtccaagcttgttctcattggtctaggtcttccactctcattacactacgacgtcctaagttgctttccccagcgccaaggctgtacaacgccgtcaactacgtgcacatgcgtctgaaggctgcaatacggccttttgacgcctaataaaggccttacacgtaaatcacgcggttccacgcgtccaagcttgttatcattggtctagttcttccactctcaatacactacgccgtcctaaattgttttcccaggttccatggctttacaacgccgtaaaccacatgcacacacgtctataaccagcaatatggcattttgccgcctaataaaagccttacacgtaaattacgccgTTCCAtgcgtccataccggttaccattggtctagtccttccattctcaatgaactagaacgtcctaagttgttttccccagcccTAAGGctgtagaacgccgtcaactacatgcacatgcgtctaaaggctgcaatacggccttttgacggctaataaaggccttacacgtaaatcacgtggttccacgcatccaaacttgttaccattagtctagttcttccactctcaatacactacgacgtcctaagttgttttcccaggttccatggctttagaacgccgtaaaccacatgcacacaacatgaaaaggctataacacGGACTTTTGacacctattaaaggccttacacgtaactcacgtggttccacgcgtccaagcttgttctcattgaTCTAGCtcttccactctcattacactacgacgtcctaagttgttttccccagcgccaaggctgtacaacgccgtcaactacgtgcacatgcgtctgaaggctgcaatacggccttttgccgcctattaaaagccttacacgtaaatcacgtgggccacgtgcctgcccatgttaccattggtctagtccttccactcttaatacactacgACATTCTAAGTCTTTTCTCTAGctccatgccttgagaacgccgtaaaccacatgcacacgccattgaaaggctataatacggccttttgctgcctattaaaggccttacacgtaaatcgcgttgtttcgcatgcctgcgcaggttactattggtctagtccttccactctcaatacactaggacGTTctatgttgttttccctggttccatgtctttagaacgccgtaaaccacacgcacacgccattgaaaagctgTAATGCCACCTTTTGCTGCCtgttaaagaccttacacgtaaattacgtcgttccacgcgtccatgccggttaccattggtctagtccttccattctaaatggactagaacgtcctaagttgttttccctggttccatggctttagaacgccgtaaaccacatgcacacgccataaaaaggctataatacggccttttgacgcctattaaatgccttacacgtaaattgcgtggttccgcgtgcctgcgcaggttaccattggtctattccttccactcccaatgcactacaacgtcctaagttattttcttttgctccatggctttggaacgccgtcaattacatgcacacacgtctataggcagcaatatggccttttgccgcctaataagagccttacacgtaaattacgccgttccatgccggttaccattggtctagttcttccattctcaatagactataaCATCCTATGTTGTTTTCCCAAGTGcccaggctgtacaacgccgtcaactacgtgcacatgcgtctgaaggctgcaatacggccttttgccgcctattaaaggccttacacgtaaatcaggtgggtctgcgtgcctgcgcaggttaccattggtttagtccttccactgtcaatgcactacgccgtcctaagttgttttccctgtttCCATGTCTTTAGAATGCCGTAAACCAcacgcacacgccattgaaaggctataatacggccttttgctgcctattaaaggccttacacgtaaatcgcgtggttccgcatgcctgcgcaggttaccattggtctagtctttccactctcaatacacgagagcgtcctaagttgtttttcctggttccatggctttacaacaccgtaaaccacatgcacacgccatgaaaaggctataatacggcgaTTTgacgcgtaataaaggccttacacgtaaatcacgtggttccacgcatccaagcttgttaccattggtctagttcttcaactctcaatacactacgccgtcctaagtggttttccctggctccatgccttgagaacgccgtaaaccacatgtacacgccatgaaaacgCTGTAAATAATGacgccattattattttttcgggGTTTCCCCGtattcttcttttttgttgtaCAATTTTTCTAGAGAGTATAGTTGAGAAAGATAACGAGTAGAGTACACGAGGTacttgattttgatattttatgaaTCTTTAAATGGCGCTCGATTTATGgacttttgatattatttttggatATTTACTTGAATTGGTGGACTTGTGATGTTGTGTGGATATTATTTGCTCGAATTGGTGGATTTATGTTATGAACTTTAACTTAGCTTAGACAGTGTTTGTTATTCTGAAATCGTCTTATTGTGTACTGCAcgtcaaatttcaaaaactttcatttttcatgCTTCCAGTTTCATTGGTTTCATTTTTTGCATTACATTAAATTTCATTATGTCTACTGCGACTACAAGGAAGAGTGCAAGGCGAAAGGGGTTGCGGTCTATTGCGAGCACTTTGCGCGAGCGAATTGATGTCATAGTTAAGGACTTTTCGGAGGAGAAACGAgcagaaattatttctttacagaCCACTTTAATTGACACTGTTAAACAGTTAAAGGAGTTAGATGAAGAGTGTTTTATCGGCTGAAGAGATCGAAACCGACGTTATGGAGGCTACAGAATTTTATCTATTAGTGAACATGAGTCTCGCGACTATTACTACCGCTACCGGACCACATGTTTCAGCCACAGAATCGACACGGTCTGTTGAAAAGAAATCGATGAGACTACCCAAAATAGAACTGAGCAAATTTAATGGGAACCCTTTGAATTGGCCCTCGTTTTGGGACCAGTTTAATTCAGCCATTAATGACAATGACAGTTTGAATGCAATtgataaatttaattatttgaagaGATACGTCGAAGGAACCGCTTTATCAACTATTTCTGGGTTAGAATTGACGAACAGTAACTACGAAAATGCTATAGAGTTGCTTAGAAACCGTTTTGGCAACGAACAGGTGCTCATTAACGCGCACATGGAAGCCCTGTTGAAGATTGAGTCAGTACAATCAATGGATAACACCCAACAATTGAGAAAACTTTATAATGATGTTGAGAACTGTAttcgaaatttgaaaaatttgaagtATAATAGCGAAATGCTGAGTTTATTGATTCCGGTTCTGAACGAAAGAATTCCCAACGAATTACGAATGATTATTTCTAGAAACTTTGGAGAGGAGAAGTGGTCCGTTGAAAAGATgctgttttttatcaataacGAACTGCAAGCTCGAGAGAGGTGCACTGTAACCGCGAAAGGCAAGGGACAAACTCCCAGTGAAAATTACAAGAGAGGAGGAATTTCTACCGCAGACTGCTTATTGACTTTGGacagaaaaaaatgtgttttctgtCACGATTCTCACTCTCCGTCGAGGTGTTCAAAAGTTACCAACGTACAAACACGTTCGCAAATTATGAAAAAGGAAGGGCGTTGCTTTTTATGCTTGCAGCATGGACACATTTCAAAGAACTGTTGTTCAAATTACATATGCAATAGATGTGGAAGACGTCACCACATCTCTTTGTGTATGAAAGAAAAACGTGCCGAAAGAAAAGATAAAGACAACAATGGCTCGGAGGAAAACCCTTCTAACGAAACCAACGCGAATCACGTCAGCCAAGAAAACAAAGGAATTCTTTTGCAGACGGCTAAAGCTTTTGTTTCGAAAGAAAGGGAGAGCAGGAACATACAAACGAGATTCATGTTTGATTCAGGTAGCCAGAGAACATATGTCACAAATGAACTGAAAGAAAGACTGAATTTAGAAACAATTCGAAAGGagaaattaattattaacaCTTTTGGCCATAGCAACAGCCAATCGAGAGAGCTACCCGTTGTTAAGTTGTATGTAAAAACCGCTGACCGCTCATCTACCGTACCCATCGAAGCCATTGCCGTACCAAACATTTGCGCTCCTCTCTCAAATCAGAATGCGAAATATTACGCTGATAATTACGAACACTTGAAGCGGTTGAAATTAGCAGATTTTTCAAATGGTGAAACGAGACTGAATGTTCACGTTCTGATTGGTTTAGACCATTATTATTCATTCATTACCGGCGAAGTTGTTCGAGATCCGAGAGGCGGTCCTATCGCTATCAATTCCAAACTTGGCTGGATTTTGTCCGGAGGTGAACAGTCGAAAGCGAACGAATCAAGCTGCATGGAAGTACACGCCTGCCGTGTTGATACCGAAAACACAATTCTTCGTGACGAGTTGAACAAGTTTTGGCAAATTGAGTCGATCGGTGACGGAGAAAACGAAAACGTATTATCTTCTTTTAAACAAACTCTTGAATTCAACGGTGAACGCTACGTGACCGAATTACCATTTCGTCCTGATCATGATAAACTTTCCGATAATTTTGCAGTTTCGAAACAACGCTTAGATTCTCTTGTTAACAAACGATTACGAAATGAACCTGATTTAGCTGTGCAATACAACGACGTTTTTGCAGACTACGAATCGAAACAGATTATAGAAAAAGTTCCAGAAAGTGAGATAGCTTGCGAAAATGCTCACTACCTTCCGCATCATCCGGTTGTACGCCAAGATAAAAGTACAACGAAAGTTCGTCCTGTTTTTGATGGATCTTGTGCCGTTCACAAACCATCCCTCAATGACATTTTGTACTCTGGTCCTAATTTACTTGCTAAGGTGTTTGACATTCTGCTGAGATTCCGTACGAACTACGTCGCTTTAGCTGCTGATATTCAACAAGCCTTCTTGAATATTGAAATCGCTGAGAAAGACCGTAATTATCTTCGTTTTTTGTGGAAAGAAAACCCTACCGAGAACGATTCAAAGCTCATTATCTATCGATTTCTGCGTGTCGTGTTTGGGTTAACGTGCAGTCCGTTTTTACTCAATGGGACAATCCAACACCACTTGGAGACTTACGAAATTATCTGCCCCGAAATTACTGATGTTTTGAAGGATGACTTGTACGTCGATGACCTAACAACCGGTACCAATACCGTAACTGAAGGCAAGAAACTTTACGAAATTAGTAAACAAATCATGAAAGAAGGAGGGTTCAATTTGCGAAAATGGGCTACTAATAACAATGAATTACAAACTTTTATCGATAAAATTGAGAACGTGAATTCTGAACCGAATAGCGACAAAACTGTTAACCCCAAAGTATTAGGGGTCGAGTGGGACATCGACAGAGATATTCTAGTGTACCGATTTGACGAGTTATTGAAACGAGCGAAAGAACTGTTTccaacaaaaagaaacattttacgTATATCTGCTTCATTTTATGACCCGTTGGGCCTGATCGCACCAATCACCACCAAAGTAAAGGTTCTTTTCCAGAAATGTTGTCAACACAAGTCCGACTGGGATGATCCACTGCAAGGGGAACTGCTTAAACAATGGAGAGATATATTGAACGATTTTGCGAATTTACAAACTTTTGAGATACCACGTTATTTATTCTGTGAACCGCGTCATGAAATTCAATCAATTGAACTGCATGGATTTTGTGATAGCTCGACGATTGCCTACGCTGCTGTGATTTATGCAAAAATACGAACTAACCTCGGCGTAAGTGTTTCGCTAGTGACTGCTAAAACGAAAGTTGCGCCCCTAAAGCCGCACTCTGTTCCACGTTTAGAATTGCTAGGATGTGCTCTCTTAGCAAAGTTGATGAGCCATGTGCTTAATGCGATCAATGGTAGATTGAAAGTTGATCGTTTTTTCGGTTGGTCAGATTCGGAAGTTGCCCTTTGTTGGCTAAAAGGCAAATTGAAGCAGTGGAAGCCATGGGTAGAAAACAGAGTTGTTTATGTTCGATCAGTCATTCCATCGGAATCATGGTTTCACGTTTCCACCATTCATAACCCCAGTGATATACCTACCAGACCAGACAAAATTGGTGACTTCAATTCAAATTTGTGGTTAAACGGTCCTGAATTTCTGTCTGATTCCAGCTTTGTTCCACCTGAGTTTCATGTCAACAAACATTCATTCGATGTTTTGTCAGAAGAGAAGAAAAGTCATGTCACTACTAACATtagtcattccactcatcaTTGTCATTCGCAGTTACATGATATTATAGACGAGACTAAGTTTAGCTCACTGAAAAAGCTTATAACTACCATTGGATATGTTTACAGATTTGCGAATAAATTGTTAAATCGAATTCGAAAAAGAGACTTATCAGTATGCAACGATCGTGAACTGTCGACTCAAGAATACAAAAGtgcatttgatattttgattaCAAACAATCAACGAAAACTTCGAAACAACCAAAACTACTTCAACAAACTTTCGTCCGCCCTGAAGTTGTTTGAAGATGAGAAAGGAGATTTACGTGTTAAAGGACGTTTTGGTGAGAATAAAAAGCTTTCATATGACGAAAGGTATCCGTTGATTCTTTCGAGTGATTCACATTTTACAAAACTTCTGGTTGAAGATGCCcacgaaaaaacatttcatcaaGGCGTAGAAGCGACACTCAACATGTTACGAATGAAGTTTTGGATTCCGAAAGGTAGACGCACAATCAAATCCATTTTACGACAGTGCATTGTTTTTCGACGATACCAAGGCAAACCTATTAAATCACCACCGACTCCAGATCTACCAGAATACAGGTATTGCGCTTCGAGAGCTTTTGAACACGTTGGGTTCGATCATGCTGGTCCACTCTACATTCGTACCGAGAACCGAAACACGACAAAGGTATACGTATTAATACTTACATGTGCTACTACTAGAGCTGTGCACTTTGAGCTTTCACCCGATTTAAAGACGCCAGCGTTCATTAGAGCTTTCAAAAGATTTCAATCCAGAAGAGGAACGCCTGTTACGGTTGTGCATGATAactttaaaacgtttaaatctAACCATGTAAAAAGATTTATGAGACATGAGTCTATTGAAACTAACCCGATTCTCCCCAAGAGTCCTTGGTGGGGAGGATTTTATGAAAGGATCGTCAGATCAATGAAAACCGCCTTGCGTAAGACCATTGGGAAGGCACTATTGACTTTCGAAGAGCTCGAGACAGTTCTGTGCCAAGTTGAAGCATCGATTAACTCAAGACCACTTACATATCAGAGTGAGGACGATCTTGGACAGACTATCACACCTTTGCATTTGATTTACGGCTCGAACATTGTTGGTGCTGAATGTGTCCGAATGAATGATACCGACCAGTGCTCGAAACGATTACTTTATGTACAACGAGTGCTTGACGATCAGTGGCGACGATTTTATCGAACGTATTTGAACGAATTACGGCAACATCACTTCTACAGAAAGGATGGCAGAGAAACACCTGATTTAAAGTTGAACGACGTCGTGGTGGTGAAAGATGATAACCAACTGCCAAGAAGTAGATGGCCATTGGGTAAAGTTACGGAACTGATCTATGGAAAGGACGGATTTATTCGTGGTGCGAAGATTCGGGTTAACACCAAGAAAGGACTTCTTTCTACGATAACGCGTCCTATTCAAAAACTGATTCCACTTGAAATAGCAAATGAGACTGAAAACGAagttgaaaaagttgaaaaaagtgaaCTTGAAAAACCCGCTGAAGACACTCTCAATGAAGATGAGCAACAACGAAGGCCGACGAGAAAGGCTGCGGTTGAAGGACAGTTGATGCGTAAACTCCGCGAAGAGTAtctatagtttttttttttgacatatatatatatttaggatTTCTTTATGTTTAGTCATACCGTGTTGACATCGGACATGTCAACGGGGGGAGTATGTAAATAATGacgccattattattttttcgggGTTTCCCcgcattcttcttttttgttgtaCAATTTTTCTAGAGAGTATAGTTGAGAAAGATAACGAGTAGAGTACACGAGGTacttgattttgatattttatgaaTCTTTAAAAACGCTATAATACcgctttttgacgcctattaaatgccttacacgtatatcgcgtggttccgcgtgcctgcgcaggttaccattggtctagtccttccactgtccatgcactacgacgtcttaagttattttctctggttccatgggtttagaacgccgtcatctacatgcaaaggcctctaaaggctgtaatacggcctattgcggcctattaaaggccttacacgtaactcacgGAAGCCGCGTGCCTGcccaggttacaattggtctagtccttccactctcaatacactacgacaatCTAAgtattttccctggctccatggctttagaacgccggaaaccacacgcacacgccaggaaaaggccataatacggcattttaacgcctattaaatgccttacacataaatcgcgCAGTTTCGGGTGCCTGCGCgggtttccattggtctagtccttctactctcaatgcagtacgacgtcctaagttgttttccctggctccattccttgagaacgccgtaaaccacatgcacacgccattgaaaagctatAATGccaccttttgcggcctattaaagaccttacacgtaaattacgtcgttccacgcgctaatgccggttaccattggtctagtccttccactgtccatgcactacgtcgtcctaagttattttctctggctccatggctttggaacgccgtcaattacatgcacacacgtctataggcagcaatatggccttttgccgcctaataaaggctttacacgtaactcacgtggttccacgcgtccaagcttgttctcattggtctaggtcttccactctcattacactacgacgtcctaagttattctcttttgctccatggctttggaacgccgtcaattacatgcacacacgtctataggcagcaatatggccttttgccgcctaataagagccttacacgtaaattacgccattccatgccggttaccattggtctagttcttccattctcaatagactagaacatcctaTGTTGTTTTCCCAAGCGcccaggctgtacaacgccgtcaactacgtgcacatgcgtctgaaggctgcaatacggccttttgccgcctattaaaggccttacacgtaaatcaggtgggtctgcgtgcctgtgcaggttaccattggtttagtccttccactgtcaatgcactacgccgtcctaagttgttttccttgtttCCATGTCTTTAGAATGCCGTAAACCAcacgcacacgccattgaaaggctataatacggccttttgctgcctattaaaggcctaacacgtaaatcgcgtggttccgcatgcctgcgcaggctactattggtctagtccttccactctcaatacactaggacgtcctatgttgttttccctggttccatgtctttagaacgccgtaaaccacacgcacacgccattgaaaagctgTAATGCCACCTTTTGCTGCCttataaagaccttacacgtaaattacgtcgttccacgcgtccatgccggttaccattggtctagtccttccattttaaatggactagaacgttctaagttgttttccctggttccatggctttagaacgccgtaaaccacatgcacacgccattgaaaggctataatacggcgatttgacgcctaataaaggccttacacgtaaatcacgtggttccacgcatccaagcttgttaccattggtctagttcttcaactctcaatacactacgccgtcctaagtggttttccctggctccatgccttgagaacgccgtaaaccacatgtacacgccataaAAACGCTATAATACcgctttttgacgcctattaaatgccttacacgtatattgcgtggttccgcgtgcctgcgcaggttaccattggtctagtccttccactgtccatgcactacgacgtcttaagttattttctctggttccatgggtttagaacgccgtcatctacatgcaaaggcctctaaaggctgtaatacggcctattgcggcctattaaaggccttacacgtaactcacgGAAGCCGCGTGCCTGCCCAGGTTAcaattgctctagtccttccactctcaatacactacgacaatCTAAgtattttccctggctccatggctttagaacgccggaAACCACACACACACGCCaggaaaaggccataatacggcattttaacgcctattaaatgccttacacataaatcgcgCAGTTCCtggtgcct from Hydractinia symbiolongicarpus strain clone_291-10 chromosome 6, HSymV2.1, whole genome shotgun sequence includes:
- the LOC130648094 gene encoding uncharacterized protein LOC130648094 translates to MEATEFYLLVNMSLATITTATGPHVSATESTRSVEKKSMRLPKIELSKFNGNPLNWPSFWDQFNSAINDNDSLNAIDKFNYLKRYVEGTALSTISGLELTNSNYENAIELLRNRFGNEQVLINAHMEALLKIESVQSMDNTQQLRKLYNDVENCIRNLKNLKYNSEMLSLLIPVLNERIPNELRMIISRNFGEEKWSVEKMLFFINNELQARERCTVTAKGKGQTPSENYKRGGISTADCLLTLDRKKCVFCHDSHSPSRCSKVTNVQTRSQIMKKEGRCFLCLQHGHISKNCCSNYICNRCGRRHHISLCMKEKRAERKDKDNNGSEENPSNETNANHVSQENKGILLQTAKAFVSKERESRNIQTRFMFDSGSQRTYVTNELKERLNLETIRKEKLIINTFGHSNSQSRELPVVKLYVKTADRSSTVPIEAIAVPNICAPLSNQNAKYYADNYEHLKRLKLADFSNGETRLNVHVLIGLDHYYSFITGEVVRDPRGGPIAINSKLGWILSGGEQSKANESSCMEVHACRVDTENTILRDELNKFWQIESIGDGENENVLSSFKQTLEFNGERYVTELPFRPDHDKLSDNFAVSKQRLDSLVNKRLRNEPDLAVQYNDVFADYESKQIIEKVPESEIACENAHYLPHHPVVRQDKSTTKVRPVFDGSCAVHKPSLNDILYSGPNLLAKVFDILLRFRTNYVALAADIQQAFLNIEIAEKDRNYLRFLWKENPTENDSKLIIYRFLRVVFGLTCSPFLLNGTIQHHLETYEIICPEITDVLKDDLYVDDLTTGTNTVTEGKKLYEISKQIMKEGGFNLRKWATNNNELQTFIDKIENVNSEPNSDKTVNPKVLGVEWDIDRDILVYRFDELLKRAKELFPTKRNILRISASFYDPLGLIAPITTKVKVLFQKCCQHKSDWDDPLQGELLKQWRDILNDFANLQTFEIPRYLFCEPRHEIQSIELHGFCDSSTIAYAAVIYAKIRTNLGVSVSLVTAKTKVAPLKPHSVPRLELLGCALLAKLMSHVLNAINGRLKVDRFFGWSDSEVALCWLKGKLKQWKPWVENRVVYVRSVIPSESWFHVSTIHNPSDIPTRPDKIGDFNSNLWLNGPEFLSDSSFVPPEFHVNKHSFDVLSEEKKSHVTTNISHSTHHCHSQLHDIIDETKFSSLKKLITTIGYVYRFANKLLNRIRKRDLSVCNDRELSTQEYKSAFDILITNNQRKLRNNQNYFNKLSSALKLFEDEKGDLRVKGRFGENKKLSYDERYPLILSSDSHFTKLLVEDAHEKTFHQGVEATLNMLRMKFWIPKGRRTIKSILRQCIVFRRYQGKPIKSPPTPDLPEYRYCASRAFEHVGFDHAGPLYIRTENRNTTKVYVLILTCATTRAVHFELSPDLKTPAFIRAFKRFQSRRGTPVTVVHDNFKTFKSNHVKRFMRHESIETNPILPKSPWWGGFYERIVRSMKTALRKTIGKALLTFEELETVLCQVEASINSRPLTYQSEDDLGQTITPLHLIYGSNIVGAECVRMNDTDQCSKRLLYVQRVLDDQWRRFYRTYLNELRQHHFYRKDGRETPDLKLNDVVVVKDDNQLPRSRWPLGKVTELIYGKDGFIRGAKIRVNTKKGLLSTITRPIQKLIPLEIANETENEVEKVEKSELEKPAEDTLNEDEQQRRPTRKAAVEGQLMRKLREEYL